A window from Myxococcus virescens encodes these proteins:
- the cas7i gene encoding type I-B CRISPR-associated protein Cas7/Cst2/DevR, with translation MSLHVFAAFVTPLGTAANNRGLTEGNITSLQKLVWNGQVHTTVSAESIRFALRRRLNEQEPCNRTYDDASRANAWKDAAFSAWSGKSKEKTYIDDDLLGFMSAEGAKQEKEKGTAKVRRAVLEVSRAVSLTPWSGDVTFNAASPGATPSAQKKGSNPVPYGTEMHATRYQYGVALTPAALRVPARAVTALNQLCALGPVAGNHGRFLFDFSPESVVFRLTQEAAPRILYAFEPSSRAGGVELAALLRKVKSGDVPAKELVLGGQMVEGLGAEEREVLSGAELHAGVVAACRAACKRLEARKK, from the coding sequence ATGAGCCTTCATGTCTTCGCCGCCTTCGTCACGCCGCTGGGAACCGCCGCCAACAACCGGGGCCTTACCGAGGGAAACATCACCAGCCTCCAGAAGCTGGTGTGGAACGGACAGGTCCACACCACCGTCTCCGCCGAGTCCATCCGCTTCGCCTTGCGGCGGCGCTTGAATGAGCAGGAGCCGTGCAACCGCACCTATGACGATGCGTCACGCGCCAACGCGTGGAAGGACGCCGCCTTCAGCGCCTGGTCGGGGAAGTCGAAGGAGAAGACCTATATCGATGATGACCTGCTGGGCTTCATGTCCGCGGAGGGGGCGAAGCAGGAGAAGGAGAAGGGCACGGCGAAGGTCCGCCGCGCGGTGCTGGAGGTGTCCCGGGCGGTGAGCCTCACGCCGTGGTCCGGGGACGTCACCTTCAACGCCGCGAGCCCCGGGGCCACGCCCTCCGCGCAGAAGAAGGGCAGCAACCCCGTGCCCTACGGAACGGAGATGCACGCGACGCGCTACCAGTACGGCGTGGCGCTGACGCCAGCGGCGCTGCGAGTGCCGGCCCGTGCCGTGACGGCGCTGAACCAGCTCTGCGCGCTGGGGCCCGTCGCGGGCAACCACGGCCGCTTCCTCTTCGACTTCAGTCCGGAGTCGGTCGTCTTCCGGCTCACTCAGGAGGCCGCGCCGCGCATTCTGTATGCCTTCGAGCCGTCCTCCCGCGCGGGGGGCGTGGAGCTCGCCGCGCTGCTGCGCAAGGTGAAGAGCGGCGACGTCCCCGCGAAGGAGTTGGTGTTGGGCGGGCAGATGGTGGAGGGGCTGGGCGCGGAGGAGCGCGAGGTGCTTTCGGGCGCGGAGCTCCACGCGGGCGTGGTCGCCGCCTGCCGCGCGGCGTGCAAGCGGCTGGAGGCGAGGAAGAAGTGA
- the cas5 gene encoding type I-MYXAN CRISPR-associated protein Cas5/Cmx5/DevS — MIALELSVPVACWRKGRARELVETEVLPPPATCYGALLSLVGEQDRERHRGCRVTAGLLNAPVISTVLRTFWRSKNLKVAKGNEENAAPDQQQLVIDARLVVWCDSREEPDSGESLEDRVIRAMREPGSVTRAGAWSLGESTHLINDARLLPEGRPPAGCRAFLTASTGALTLPVWVDHVGTRGTRYEVGRLEEVLAAPEVQRLPRIPLAEGAG, encoded by the coding sequence GTGATCGCGCTCGAACTGTCCGTGCCCGTGGCGTGCTGGCGCAAGGGCCGGGCGCGCGAGCTGGTGGAGACCGAGGTCCTGCCGCCGCCCGCGACGTGCTACGGCGCGTTGCTCTCGCTCGTCGGTGAGCAGGACCGTGAGCGGCACCGGGGCTGCCGCGTGACGGCGGGGTTGTTGAACGCGCCTGTCATCAGCACGGTGCTTCGCACCTTCTGGCGGTCGAAGAACCTGAAGGTCGCGAAGGGGAATGAGGAGAACGCCGCGCCGGACCAGCAACAGCTCGTCATCGACGCGCGCCTGGTGGTCTGGTGCGACAGCCGGGAGGAGCCGGACTCGGGTGAATCGCTGGAGGACCGCGTCATCCGGGCGATGCGTGAGCCCGGCTCCGTGACGCGGGCCGGGGCGTGGTCGCTCGGGGAGTCCACGCACCTCATCAATGACGCGCGTCTGCTCCCGGAGGGGCGGCCGCCAGCGGGCTGTCGGGCCTTCCTGACCGCGTCCACCGGTGCCCTCACCCTGCCGGTCTGGGTGGACCACGTGGGCACTCGTGGCACTCGTTACGAGGTGGGGCGGCTCGAAGAGGTCTTGGCTGCTCCCGAGGTCCAACGGC